A genomic region of Nitrospira lenta contains the following coding sequences:
- a CDS encoding 4Fe-4S dicluster domain-containing protein, with protein sequence MALLITDECISCGACLPECPNEAIFETRSDAEGKGHHVGDGQGVGDNIYIITHDRCTECVGHFDEPQCAAVCPVDNCCISDPAYPETTDVLMEKAKTLNPDKAIDKSKIWSGVRN encoded by the coding sequence ATGGCACTGCTGATTACCGACGAATGCATTTCCTGTGGGGCTTGCCTGCCTGAATGTCCCAACGAGGCGATTTTCGAAACCCGGAGCGATGCGGAGGGCAAGGGCCATCACGTTGGCGACGGTCAGGGCGTAGGGGACAACATCTACATCATCACCCACGATCGCTGCACGGAATGCGTCGGGCACTTCGATGAACCACAGTGCGCAGCGGTCTGCCCGGTCGACAATTGCTGCATCTCCGATCCGGCCTATCCTGAGACAACGGACGTCTTAATGGAAAAGGCCAAAACGTTGAACCCTGACAAGGCCATCGACAAGAGCAAGATCTGGAGCGGCGTCCGGAACTGA
- a CDS encoding DUF192 domain-containing protein has product MGLTQSQGSDREQKKKRIIMMILLAILLMSVSMFLVPQKDTDVIVVTFPRGETIEAEVAETPEKLLFGLAFREQLPPNTGMLYIFESNGLHRVRTKEFRFPVDMIWVDESHHVVHTVEGASPCEKDPCPFFGPPPEPARYVLQTEPGLIKRFGVANGDELKYFLRM; this is encoded by the coding sequence ATGGGTTTGACGCAGTCTCAAGGGAGCGATCGAGAGCAGAAAAAAAAGCGGATCATCATGATGATCCTGCTGGCGATTCTCTTAATGAGCGTGTCCATGTTTCTGGTGCCGCAGAAGGACACCGATGTCATTGTGGTGACCTTCCCTCGTGGCGAAACGATCGAAGCGGAAGTTGCAGAGACGCCGGAAAAGCTGCTGTTCGGGCTTGCGTTCCGTGAGCAGTTGCCGCCCAACACGGGGATGCTCTATATCTTTGAGTCCAACGGGCTCCATCGGGTTCGGACCAAGGAGTTTCGATTTCCGGTGGATATGATCTGGGTGGATGAGAGCCATCATGTGGTGCATACTGTTGAGGGAGCGAGTCCCTGCGAAAAGGACCCCTGTCCGTTCTTCGGTCCGCCGCCGGAGCCAGCGCGATATGTGTTACAAACGGAACCTGGATTGATCAAACGGTTTGGGGTTGCGAATGGGGACGAGTTGAAGTATTTCCTTCGGATGTAG
- a CDS encoding Rieske (2Fe-2S) protein, translating into MEGFQRVAGLNEVAPGQSKVVKVNDKAIALFNVDGKFFAIHNLCPHEGGPLNEGRLKGYVVACPWHDLAFDIRSGQGTDGGGYCIGSYDVRVEGGDIFIGPRRKA; encoded by the coding sequence ATGGAGGGGTTCCAACGAGTCGCAGGATTGAACGAGGTCGCTCCAGGGCAATCGAAAGTCGTCAAGGTCAATGACAAGGCGATTGCCTTGTTCAATGTCGACGGCAAGTTCTTCGCGATTCATAATCTGTGTCCGCATGAAGGTGGGCCGCTGAACGAAGGTCGTTTGAAAGGATATGTGGTGGCCTGTCCCTGGCACGATCTGGCGTTCGATATTCGAAGTGGGCAGGGAACCGACGGCGGTGGGTATTGTATCGGGAGTTACGACGTTCGTGTCGAGGGAGGCGATATTTTTATCGGCCCCCGTCGAAAGGCATAA
- a CDS encoding protease inhibitor I42 family protein, translating into MAGPSEGQERRTIEAVIGQVFTIHLWEDRTRGEQWVPSYNTKALTLVDDQFLRIASNNAVENGQRTFEFQGMLPGAHEILFEKRMGWKFTSEDRRVFLIQVAPVGKG; encoded by the coding sequence ATGGCGGGTCCCTCGGAAGGGCAAGAGAGGCGTACCATCGAAGCCGTCATCGGGCAGGTATTTACTATTCATTTGTGGGAAGACCGTACCCGCGGTGAGCAATGGGTTCCGAGCTACAACACCAAGGCGTTGACCCTTGTGGATGATCAGTTTCTCCGAATCGCCAGTAATAACGCGGTTGAAAATGGTCAGCGCACGTTCGAATTTCAGGGGATGCTGCCTGGGGCTCATGAAATACTGTTTGAGAAACGCATGGGGTGGAAATTCACGTCGGAAGATCGTCGGGTATTTCTGATCCAGGTCGCACCGGTTGGGAAAGGCTAA
- the dat gene encoding D-amino-acid transaminase → MPDIAFINGRFLPWHEATVPIEDRGFQFGDGVYEVIRTYRGRPFELDAHLNRLDRSAHELSLIQPYTRAQWTEWIQQGIRAAGYAEAKVYLQITRGVAARDHVFPPNVAPTVVMTIRELASFPAKTRETGVITKTCEDLRWGRCDIKSVNLLANVLAREEAKRAGVFEAILVKEGLVTEGSVSNVMVVQSGAVVTAPEGPRILSGVTRTVVLELARAAGIPIREEFLTVESLYTADEVFLTGTTVEVLAVVQVDGRTIGTGRPGPVVKALASRWAALTGESPLL, encoded by the coding sequence GTGCCGGATATTGCATTTATCAATGGGCGATTCCTTCCCTGGCATGAGGCCACCGTACCGATCGAAGATCGTGGGTTCCAGTTCGGCGACGGCGTGTATGAAGTCATCAGGACCTATCGCGGCCGCCCCTTTGAGTTGGATGCGCACCTCAACCGGCTTGACCGTAGTGCGCATGAACTGAGTCTGATTCAGCCCTATACGAGAGCGCAGTGGACCGAATGGATTCAGCAGGGTATTCGGGCGGCTGGATATGCTGAAGCGAAGGTCTATCTCCAGATTACCCGCGGGGTCGCGGCGAGAGATCACGTGTTTCCGCCAAACGTGGCTCCGACAGTGGTGATGACGATTCGTGAGCTGGCCTCGTTTCCGGCGAAGACCAGAGAGACCGGCGTCATTACCAAGACCTGTGAGGATTTGCGCTGGGGGCGTTGTGACATTAAGAGTGTGAATTTATTGGCGAATGTATTGGCTCGGGAAGAGGCCAAGCGGGCCGGCGTGTTTGAGGCCATCCTGGTGAAAGAGGGGCTGGTCACGGAAGGGTCGGTGAGTAATGTGATGGTGGTTCAATCGGGAGCCGTGGTGACTGCTCCTGAAGGCCCGCGCATTCTCTCAGGGGTGACCCGCACGGTCGTTTTGGAGTTGGCAAGGGCTGCTGGGATTCCGATACGCGAAGAGTTCCTGACGGTGGAGTCTCTCTATACCGCCGATGAAGTGTTTCTCACCGGGACGACCGTGGAAGTCCTCGCGGTGGTTCAGGTGGATGGGCGGACGATCGGCACCGGTCGACCTGGGCCGGTTGTAAAGGCGCTGGCCTCTCGCTGGGCGGCCTTGACGGGGGAATCCCCCTTGCTTTGA